Below is a genomic region from Candidatus Rokuibacteriota bacterium.
CGCGAGCTCCTGTTCCGGCTCGAGACGCCGGGCGTGGAGGAGGTCATCCTCGCGACCAATCCCAGCGTCGAGGGCGAGGCGACGGCCATCTACCTCGCCAAGCTCCTGAAGCCCCTCGGCATGCGCATCACCCGCATCGCGCGCGGGCTGCCGGTCGGCGGCGATCTCGAGTACGCCGACGAGGTGACGCTGTCCAAGGCGCTCGAAGGCCGCCGCGAGGTCGGCTGACTCACAACCCTCTCCCCGATGGGGAGAGGGCACGGGGCCAGATTTCCCCTCTCCCCCAGAGGGGGAGAGGGTAGGGTGAGGGGGGTCCCTTGGCGGCGAGGCAAGCGTGTGATACAAAAGACTTCGTAGCGGTTCTGCTCCCGGTGTTCCCCGATAGCTCAATGGTAGAGCACCCGGCTGTTAACCGGGGGGTTGCTGGTTCGAGTCCAGCTCGGGGAGCCACCTTTTTCGCGAGGACGGACACGATGAAGCTCAAGAAGGGCTTCCGGCAGATGGTCGACGAGGCGAAGTCCAGGATCACGACGCTCAGCCTCGAGGAGACGCGCGCGCGGCACGCCAAGGGCGACGCGGTTTTCGTAGACCTACGAGACGTGCGCGAGCTGGAACGGGAGGGCATGATCCCCGGAGCGTTTCACTGCCCGCGCGGCATGCTGGAGTTCTGGATCGACCCTGAGAGCCCGTACCACAAGGACATCTTCGCGTCCGGCAAGAGCTTCATCTTCTACTGCAACGGCGCCTGGCGGTCAGCGCTCGGCACTGACACCGCGCAGCAGATGGGACTCGAGCCCGTCTACGAGATGGACGGCGGCTTCGCCGCGTGGAAGAAGGCCGGCTTCCCGGTCGCGGAGCGCCCCGGCAAGAAGCCGGCCTGAGCGGGACTTTGCGCACCGGCGGCGAGTGGGTCGTCGAAGTTCTCCGCGCCCAGGGCGTCCGCCACGTCTTCGGCCTGCCCGGCGTCCACAACCTCGCCATCTACGACGGGCTGATCCGCCAGCACGACATCGCCCACATCCTCTCCCGCCACGAGCAGGGCGCGGGTTTCATGGCCGACGGCTACGCGCGGTCCTCGGGCAGGCCCGGCGTGGTCATCGTCACCACCGGCCCCGGCGCGACCAATGTGCTGACGCCCCTCGTGGAATCGTTTGCGGACGGACAGCCCGTCCTGGTCCTCATGTCCGATATTCCCGCGGCGCTGATCGGCAAGGGCCTGGGCGCGCTGCACGAGGTGTCCAACCAGATCGACTGCTTCAAGCCTGTCTGCAGCTGGGCCGAGACGATCTACGACGCGCGGGAGATCCCCGCCGCCGTCGAACGCGCCTTCCATCTCTTCCGCACGGGGCGGCAGCGGCCCATCGCGCTCTCGCTGCCCACCGATCTGCTCGTCGCGAAGACCGAGGGCCGGCGCGAGACGTTCCGCGACGGGCCGCCCGTGTGCGACACGCGGCTGATCGACGATGCCGCCCGGCGCCTGCGCGAGGCGAAGCGGCCGCTCATCGTGGCCGGCGGCGGCGTCATCTCAGCCGGGGCCGCCGCTGAGCTCGCCGCGCTGGCGCACCGGCTCCGCGCTCCCGTCATCACGTCGGTGATGGGGCGCGGCGCCATCCCGGAGACCGACCCGCTCTGGCTTGGTGTCCTCCCCAACTACCGGTCCACCCAGGCCGCGCTGGAAAAGGCCGACGTCGTGTTGGCCGTCGGCTGCCGCTTCACCCACCGATCTACCAAGGGCCTCATGCTCAAGCTGGACTTCAAGCCCGAGCAAACGCTGATTCACCTCGACATCGATCCATCCGTCATCGGCCTCGTGCACCGCGCGAGCGTGGCCATCGTAGGGGATGCGCGGAACGGGCTGAGCGGGATCCTGGCCGCGCTCGGTAAGGGCCCGGCCGCGACAGAGTGGGACGCGGCGTGGATCCGCGCCCAGCGCGAGATTCGGTGGCCTCGCTACACGCAGACGACAGACCGGCTCATTACGATGCTCCGCCAAGCGCTTCCGCCCGAGGGCATCGTTGTCAACGACCAGACCGGGCTCAACTACTGGATGGAGTGGCACTTCCCCGTGCTGGAGCCCCGGACCTTTCTCTATCCCGTCGGCTCGGCCACTCTCGGCTACGGCGTCCCTGCGGCCATCGGCGCCAAGGTCGCGCATCCGGACCGGCCGGTGCTTGCGGTGCTGGGCGACGGCGGCTTCATGTTCTCCGTGAACGAGCTGGCGACGGCGGTGAAGTACGGGCTCGGCATCGTCTTCCTCGTGCTCAACGACCAGCGCTACGGCGCCATCAAGTATCTCCAGGAAGGGATCTTCGGAAAGTACGGCGAGGTGGATCTCGCCAACCCCGACTTCCCCGCCATGGCCCGCGCCTTTGGCGCTGAGGGACATCGCGTGGAGGGCGTGGACGACCTTCCGAGAGCGCTGGAGAAGGCCCTGGCCCACGCCGGCCCGACCCTCCTTGAACTTCCCATCGCCGTCGATCCCCCCTGGGAAGTCTAGAGGTATAATCCGCGCATGGTCGTTTTGGACGCCGCGCGCAAGAAGGCCCTTCGCCGCGAGTTGACCGCCCTCCTGGGCAAGGGATCCGTGCTATCCGAGCCGGAGGAGCTTCTCGTCTACGAGTCGGACGGGCTCGTGCTCTTCCGGGCCCTCGCCGACTTCGTCGTTTTCCCGACGTCCACCGAGCAGGTCTCCGCCGTAGTGAAGCTCGCCAACCGCGAAGGCCTGCCCTTCGTGGCCCGCGGCGCGGGGACGGGGCTGTCGGGCGGATGCCTCCCGGCCGAAGGCGGCCTCGTGATCTCAATGATGAGGATGAACCGCGTCCTCGAGGTGGACTACGACAACCAGATCGCCGTCGTCGAGCCCGGGCTCGTCAACCTGCACCTCTCCTGGGCCGTCGGGCCCAAGGGCTTCTACTACGCGCCCGATCCCTCGAGCCAGCAGGCCTGCACCGTCGGCGGCAACATCGCCAACAACTCGGGCGGCCCGCACACGCTCAAGTACGGCGTGACGGTCAATCACGTGCTGGGTCTCGAAGTCGTGTTGCCCGACGGCGAGATCATGTGGCTCGGCGGCAGGACCCGCGAGGCGCAGGGCTACGACATGGCGGGGCTCTTCGTCGGCTCCGAGGGCACGTTCGGCATCGCGACCAAGATCGTCGTGCGCATCCTCAAGCAGCCGCAGGCGGTCAAGACCGTGCTGGCCGTTTTCGACTCGATCGACCAGGCCTCCGAGGCGGTCTCCGCCGTGATCGCGCGCGGTCTCATCCCCGCCGCCATGGAGATGATCGACCAGCTGACCATCGGGGCCGTCGAGGACGCCTTCGGCTGCGGCTACCCGCGGGATGCCGCCGCCGCGCTCTTGATCGAGCTCGACGGGCTCCGCGAGGGGATGGAGGCGCAGGCCGAGCGCGTGATGGCCGCGTGCCGCGACTGCGGCGCGCGCGACGTGCGCGCTGCGCGCGACGAGGCCGAGCGCCAGCTGCTCTGGAAGGGGCGTAAGAGCGCCTTCGGCGCCTACGGCCACATCTCGCCCGCCTACATGGTCATGGACGGCGTCATTCCCCGCACGCGGCTGCCCGAGGTGCTCCGGCGCGTCAACGAGATCGCGGCGGCGTACGGGCTCCGCGTGGGCAACGTCTTTCACGCGGGCGACGGCAACCTCCACCCGAACATCCTCTACGACCCGCGCGTTCCCGGCGAAGAGGCGCGCGTGGTGGCGGCGGGCGGCGAGATCCTGAAGGTCTGCGCGGACGTGGGCGGCTCCATCTCGGGCGAGCACGGCATCGGCCTCGAGAAGGTGGACTACATGTCCCTCATCTTCTCCGAGGCCGATCTCGACTACATGGGGCGCCTCCGCGATGCCTTCAACCCGCGCAATCTCTGCAACCCCGGCAAGATCTTCCCGTCGCGCAAGGCCTGCGGCGAGAGCGGGCCCGCCTACCGCCC
It encodes:
- a CDS encoding thiamine pyrophosphate-binding protein; the protein is MRTGGEWVVEVLRAQGVRHVFGLPGVHNLAIYDGLIRQHDIAHILSRHEQGAGFMADGYARSSGRPGVVIVTTGPGATNVLTPLVESFADGQPVLVLMSDIPAALIGKGLGALHEVSNQIDCFKPVCSWAETIYDAREIPAAVERAFHLFRTGRQRPIALSLPTDLLVAKTEGRRETFRDGPPVCDTRLIDDAARRLREAKRPLIVAGGGVISAGAAAELAALAHRLRAPVITSVMGRGAIPETDPLWLGVLPNYRSTQAALEKADVVLAVGCRFTHRSTKGLMLKLDFKPEQTLIHLDIDPSVIGLVHRASVAIVGDARNGLSGILAALGKGPAATEWDAAWIRAQREIRWPRYTQTTDRLITMLRQALPPEGIVVNDQTGLNYWMEWHFPVLEPRTFLYPVGSATLGYGVPAAIGAKVAHPDRPVLAVLGDGGFMFSVNELATAVKYGLGIVFLVLNDQRYGAIKYLQEGIFGKYGEVDLANPDFPAMARAFGAEGHRVEGVDDLPRALEKALAHAGPTLLELPIAVDPPWEV
- a CDS encoding rhodanese-like domain-containing protein, yielding MKLKKGFRQMVDEAKSRITTLSLEETRARHAKGDAVFVDLRDVRELEREGMIPGAFHCPRGMLEFWIDPESPYHKDIFASGKSFIFYCNGAWRSALGTDTAQQMGLEPVYEMDGGFAAWKKAGFPVAERPGKKPA
- a CDS encoding FAD-linked oxidase C-terminal domain-containing protein, which produces MVVLDAARKKALRRELTALLGKGSVLSEPEELLVYESDGLVLFRALADFVVFPTSTEQVSAVVKLANREGLPFVARGAGTGLSGGCLPAEGGLVISMMRMNRVLEVDYDNQIAVVEPGLVNLHLSWAVGPKGFYYAPDPSSQQACTVGGNIANNSGGPHTLKYGVTVNHVLGLEVVLPDGEIMWLGGRTREAQGYDMAGLFVGSEGTFGIATKIVVRILKQPQAVKTVLAVFDSIDQASEAVSAVIARGLIPAAMEMIDQLTIGAVEDAFGCGYPRDAAAALLIELDGLREGMEAQAERVMAACRDCGARDVRAARDEAERQLLWKGRKSAFGAYGHISPAYMVMDGVIPRTRLPEVLRRVNEIAAAYGLRVGNVFHAGDGNLHPNILYDPRVPGEEARVVAAGGEILKVCADVGGSISGEHGIGLEKVDYMSLIFSEADLDYMGRLRDAFNPRNLCNPGKIFPSRKACGESGPAYRPHPIEEKGLAQRF